One Spinacia oleracea cultivar Varoflay chromosome 4, BTI_SOV_V1, whole genome shotgun sequence DNA segment encodes these proteins:
- the LOC110788541 gene encoding auxin-responsive protein IAA16: MLSTERDKYSMINFEETELRLGLGLGLGLPGVSCEQLAAADQLAKNNNGKRGFSETEGDSSVDLKLNLSTTATTTTTTTTNTASATSTASVVKDSKADQDVAADHKLKEKVTAAPTSTAAADPAKPPAAKTQVVGWPPVRAFRKNIVAVQKKSSDEQADQKSSTNTITSAAFVKVSMDGAPYLRKVDLKLYKSYQDLSDALGKMFSSFTIGNCGSQGMKDFMNESKLIDLLNGSEYVPTYEDKDADWMLVGDVPWEMFVGSCKRLRIMKGSEAIGLAPRAVEKCKNRS, encoded by the exons ATGTTGAGCACTGAGAGAGACAAGTACAGTATGATTAATTTCGAGGAAACGGAGCTTCGACTCGGGCTTGGGCTCGGACTTGGGCTACCCGGAGTATCTTGTGAACAACttgcagcagcagatcagttgGCGAAGAATAACAATGGGAAGAGAGGCTTCTCTGAGACGGAAGGTGACTCTAGTGTTGATTTGAAGCTTAATCTTTCGACCACGGCAACTACgacaacaaccaccaccacaaacACCGCTTCTGCCACCTCTACCGCTTCCGTAGTAAAAGATAGTAAAGCGGACCAAGATGTTGCTGCTGATCATAAGTTAAAGGAGAAAGTTACCGCAGCTCCTACTTctactgctgctgctgatccCGCTAAACCCCCTGCTGCTAA GACACAAGTTGTAGGTTGGCCACCAGTTCGAGCGTTCAGGAAGAACATAGTAGCCGTCCAAAAGAAGAGCTCGGACGAGCAAGCTGATCAAAAGTCTTCTACCAACACAATCACAAGTGCAGCATTTGTCAAGGTCAGCATGGATGGCGCGCCTTACCTGCGTAAGGTAGACTTGAAATTGTACAAGAGTTATCAAGACCTCTCTGATGCCTTGGGCAAAATGTTCAGCTCCTTTACCATAG GTAATTGCGGGTCACAAGGAATGAAGGATTTCATGAACGAAAGCAAATTGATTGATCTTTTGAATGGTTCTGAGTACGTCCCTACTTATGAAGATAAGGATGCTGATTGGATGCTTGTCGGTGATGTTCCATGGGA AATGTTCGTCGGATCATGCAAACGTCTCCGTATCATGAAGGGATCAGAAGCCATTGGACTAG CACCAAGGGCTGTTGAGAAGTGCAAGAATAGAAGCTGA